Proteins encoded within one genomic window of Etheostoma cragini isolate CJK2018 chromosome 21, CSU_Ecrag_1.0, whole genome shotgun sequence:
- the mpp2b gene encoding MAGUK p55 subfamily member 2b isoform X2 translates to MPVATSSSDSAMHQALDTLSDSTSSTTANDLDLIFLKGIMESPVAHEQFEEPKLEAVRENNVELVQDILKELNPLTDRSQAADELVRILKEPHFQSLLETHDSVASKNYETPPPSPCSFMDAALNNQPVPPDAVRMVGIRKVSGEHLGVTFRVESGELVIARILHGGMIDQQGLLHVGDIIKEVNGKEVGNDPKVLQEMLKEASGSVVLKILPSYQEPHTPRQAFVKCHFDYDPSHDNLIPCKEAGLSFNSGDILQIFNQEDLNWWQACHIEGGSAGLIPSQLLEEKRKAFVKRDLELATTGPLCAGMGGKKKKKMMYLTTKNAEFDRHELRIYEEVAKVSPFRRKTLVLIGAQGVGRRSLKNKLLVSDPQRYATTIPFTSRKPKVDERDGQLYSFMTRSEMDCDIKNGRFLEHGEYDGNLYGTKINSIHEVIETGKICILDVSPQALKVLRTSEFLPYVVFIEATDFEVLKAMNKSAIESGVVTKQLTDSELKRTVDESERIKRAYGHYFDLCIINDGLEAAFRSLRSALEKLSTEQQWVPVSWVF, encoded by the exons ATGCCCGTGGCAACATCCAGCTCTGACTCTG ctatgCATCAGGCCCTGGACACACTGAGTGACAGCACAAGCTCCACAACTGCCAATGACCTGGACCTCATCTTCCTCAAAGGCATCATGGAGAGCCCAGTG GCCCATGAGCAGTTTGAGGAACCCAAGCTGGAGGCTGTGAGGGAGAACAACGTGGAGCTGGTCCAGGACATCCTCAAGGAGCTCAACCCACTCACAGACAGGAGCCAGGCCGCCGACGAGCTGGTCCGCATCCTGAAGGAGCCGCACTTCCAG TCCCTTCTAGAGACCCATGATTCTGTGGCGTCCAAAAACTACGAGACACCCCCCCCCAGCCCATGTTCCTTTATGGATGCAGCCCTTAACAACCAGCCCGTTCCTCCAGACGCAGTCAGGATGGTGGGCATCCGAAAGGTGTCGGGCGAGCACCTG GGTGTGACGTTTCGAGTGGAGAGCGGCGAGCTGGTGATTGCCAGGATCCTCCACGGCGGCATGATTGACCAGCAAGGTTTGCTCCATGTGGGTGACATCATCAAGGAGGTGAATGGCAAGGAGGTGGGCAACGACCCCAAAGTGCTCCAGGAGATGCTGAAGGAGGCGAGCGGCAGCGTGGTGTTGAAGATCCTGCCCAGCTACCAGGAGCCACACACACCAAGACAG GCCTTTGTAAAGTGTCACTTCGATTACGACCCATCCCATGATAACCTGATTCCCTGTAAGGAAGCAGGGCTTAGCTTCAACAGTGGAGACATTCTGCAGATTTTTAACCAGGAGGACCTCAATTGGTGGCAG GCCTGCCACATAGAAGGAGGCAGTGCAGGTCTTATACCAAGCCAGCTGCttgaggagaagaggaaagcgTTTGTGAAGAGAGACCTGGAGCTTGCTACCACAG GTCCTCTTTGTGCTGGGATGGGtggtaagaagaaaaaaaagatgatgtatTTGACTACCAAGAACGCAG AATTTGATCGCCACGAGCTGCGGATATACGAAGAAGTTGCCAAGGTCTCGCCCTTCAGGAGGAAGACACTGGTTCTGATTGGTGCGCAAGGGGTCGGCCGTCGCAGTCTGAAAAACAAGCTGCTGGTGTCGGATCCTCAGCGCTATGCCACCACCATCCCCT TCACCTCCAGGAAACCAAAGGTGGATGAGCGAGATGGCCAGTTGTACTCCTTCATGACCCGCAGCGAAATGGATTGCGACATCAAAAATGGTCGTTTCTTGGAGCACGGCGAGTACGACGGGAACCTGTACGGCACTAAGATCAACTCTATACACGAAGTGATAGAAACAGGAAAGATCTGCATCCTGGACGTCAGCCCACAG GCTCTTAAAGTCCTGCGGACGTCAGAGTTTCTGCCCTATGTTGTCTTCATTGAAGCCACGGATTTTGAGGTTCTCAAAGCTATGAATAAGTCAGCAATTGAGTCAGGAGTGGTCACGAAACAGTTGACG GACTCTGAGTTAAAGAGGACGGTGGACGAGAGCGAGCGCATCAAGCGGGCCTATGGACATTACTTTGACCTCTGCATCATAAACGACGGCCTGGAAGCGGCGTTCCGAAGTCTACGGTCGGCGCTGGAGAAGCTGTCAACGGAGCAGCAGTGGGTGCCTGTCAGCTGGGTCTTCTGA
- the mpp2b gene encoding MAGUK p55 subfamily member 2b isoform X1: MAGSLFGRLSLEEGDSANSLEGLEIKLGGEAMHQALDTLSDSTSSTTANDLDLIFLKGIMESPVAHEQFEEPKLEAVRENNVELVQDILKELNPLTDRSQAADELVRILKEPHFQSLLETHDSVASKNYETPPPSPCSFMDAALNNQPVPPDAVRMVGIRKVSGEHLGVTFRVESGELVIARILHGGMIDQQGLLHVGDIIKEVNGKEVGNDPKVLQEMLKEASGSVVLKILPSYQEPHTPRQAFVKCHFDYDPSHDNLIPCKEAGLSFNSGDILQIFNQEDLNWWQACHIEGGSAGLIPSQLLEEKRKAFVKRDLELATTGPLCAGMGGKKKKKMMYLTTKNAEFDRHELRIYEEVAKVSPFRRKTLVLIGAQGVGRRSLKNKLLVSDPQRYATTIPFTSRKPKVDERDGQLYSFMTRSEMDCDIKNGRFLEHGEYDGNLYGTKINSIHEVIETGKICILDVSPQALKVLRTSEFLPYVVFIEATDFEVLKAMNKSAIESGVVTKQLTDSELKRTVDESERIKRAYGHYFDLCIINDGLEAAFRSLRSALEKLSTEQQWVPVSWVF, encoded by the exons ATGGCTGGCAGCCTGTTTGGAAGGCTCTCCCTGGAGGAAGGGGACTCAGCCAACTCCCTGGAGGGCCTGGAAATCAAGCTCGGGGGAGAAG ctatgCATCAGGCCCTGGACACACTGAGTGACAGCACAAGCTCCACAACTGCCAATGACCTGGACCTCATCTTCCTCAAAGGCATCATGGAGAGCCCAGTG GCCCATGAGCAGTTTGAGGAACCCAAGCTGGAGGCTGTGAGGGAGAACAACGTGGAGCTGGTCCAGGACATCCTCAAGGAGCTCAACCCACTCACAGACAGGAGCCAGGCCGCCGACGAGCTGGTCCGCATCCTGAAGGAGCCGCACTTCCAG TCCCTTCTAGAGACCCATGATTCTGTGGCGTCCAAAAACTACGAGACACCCCCCCCCAGCCCATGTTCCTTTATGGATGCAGCCCTTAACAACCAGCCCGTTCCTCCAGACGCAGTCAGGATGGTGGGCATCCGAAAGGTGTCGGGCGAGCACCTG GGTGTGACGTTTCGAGTGGAGAGCGGCGAGCTGGTGATTGCCAGGATCCTCCACGGCGGCATGATTGACCAGCAAGGTTTGCTCCATGTGGGTGACATCATCAAGGAGGTGAATGGCAAGGAGGTGGGCAACGACCCCAAAGTGCTCCAGGAGATGCTGAAGGAGGCGAGCGGCAGCGTGGTGTTGAAGATCCTGCCCAGCTACCAGGAGCCACACACACCAAGACAG GCCTTTGTAAAGTGTCACTTCGATTACGACCCATCCCATGATAACCTGATTCCCTGTAAGGAAGCAGGGCTTAGCTTCAACAGTGGAGACATTCTGCAGATTTTTAACCAGGAGGACCTCAATTGGTGGCAG GCCTGCCACATAGAAGGAGGCAGTGCAGGTCTTATACCAAGCCAGCTGCttgaggagaagaggaaagcgTTTGTGAAGAGAGACCTGGAGCTTGCTACCACAG GTCCTCTTTGTGCTGGGATGGGtggtaagaagaaaaaaaagatgatgtatTTGACTACCAAGAACGCAG AATTTGATCGCCACGAGCTGCGGATATACGAAGAAGTTGCCAAGGTCTCGCCCTTCAGGAGGAAGACACTGGTTCTGATTGGTGCGCAAGGGGTCGGCCGTCGCAGTCTGAAAAACAAGCTGCTGGTGTCGGATCCTCAGCGCTATGCCACCACCATCCCCT TCACCTCCAGGAAACCAAAGGTGGATGAGCGAGATGGCCAGTTGTACTCCTTCATGACCCGCAGCGAAATGGATTGCGACATCAAAAATGGTCGTTTCTTGGAGCACGGCGAGTACGACGGGAACCTGTACGGCACTAAGATCAACTCTATACACGAAGTGATAGAAACAGGAAAGATCTGCATCCTGGACGTCAGCCCACAG GCTCTTAAAGTCCTGCGGACGTCAGAGTTTCTGCCCTATGTTGTCTTCATTGAAGCCACGGATTTTGAGGTTCTCAAAGCTATGAATAAGTCAGCAATTGAGTCAGGAGTGGTCACGAAACAGTTGACG GACTCTGAGTTAAAGAGGACGGTGGACGAGAGCGAGCGCATCAAGCGGGCCTATGGACATTACTTTGACCTCTGCATCATAAACGACGGCCTGGAAGCGGCGTTCCGAAGTCTACGGTCGGCGCTGGAGAAGCTGTCAACGGAGCAGCAGTGGGTGCCTGTCAGCTGGGTCTTCTGA